The Oreochromis niloticus isolate F11D_XX unplaced genomic scaffold, O_niloticus_UMD_NMBU tig00007021_pilon, whole genome shotgun sequence genomic sequence CAAGCAAAACAAGCTGTGCAAACGAAAAGAATTTCAGGATCAGTTTACAATTGCAATTGAAGAAATTCCAGACAGAAATCTGAAAAATGCAAACATTAACTTATAAACTCTGCCTCACTTTGAGCACTGTCTGCAACTATGAACACAATCAGGTACCTATTACAAAATGTTTCTGATGCTAATTTTCCTTTtactttgcttcttttttctttctttctttttttacgtAGTACAGCTCTACCTTGACTCACTGATAAAAAAGGCAGTAAGAGTCAGCTATGAAAGTACTTTTCATTTAAGGTGGATCCATAAAGAGTGATAACTGATTCACAAAAGGCAATGTGTAAACAGCACTATTGCACATTTCAAACTTGGGAAGGAAAAACGTTTTTAAGCACTCAAAACCACCATGTCCTGGATGACTGTGCATATAATTTGAACATGTTAAACTAGCTTTTCAATAAAGGAGTTTTAGTATGTGTTAGTACATGAGATAATTGTTTTATTACAATACTAAATCGGTAACCAAGAATGGTGCAATTCTATTGGTGTCTATACTGACTACAAAATCTCTGGTATTGCGACATCCCTAGtgaatttttaacatttttcttcatttacaCCTACTTGAGCGTCACCTGACAATGAGATATAACCCAACTATAggcttttaaaacaaactgaactATTTCAGATCAAAACTTAACCACTTTGATAAAGCATGTTTTTCTTACAGGTAtaatttaagtgtttttttaatgttacctTTGAATTGGGAAGTTTGACTGTCTTGAGACAACCTGTAAAGTgcagagcaaaagaaaaacaaaaaataattataaaatagaaaatatctTCACATTGAGAAATCTTTCATACAGATCTTTGGGGATTTCTTACGGATTCTTTCTGGACTCAGTTGCTCTTGTATCCGCTCCCAAAATGTTGGGTGGGTAACAGCGACCGGCTGATCCTTTGAGATCTTCTCTGCAGTCACAGAGTCTTGGAATAAAGGAAATGTAGTTAAGTTAAATAGTGGTAGTTTAGATAGGATGCAAATTACCCAGCTGATCTAAATATAAATCTGTGTGGTTGAGGCCGTTTCTGCTTTGGAAGCCAAGACTTTTGGCTCACCGTCAACTGCAGCACCTTTAATTGGTTCAATAGCCTCCGTAGCCTTGGCTGTATTTTTAGGTGCCACCGCAGCTTCcttacaaaacacacacaacgaACATACATTAGTTTGTATTACTACCAAAACTGTTAAGTTACTACATTCACACTAAAAATCATACACGAGCACTTGTCATGAGCTTACAAGTATTTACAGACAAGTTGGAGTCTTCCAGGCAAACTACAAGCAACTGTGGCAACTTGCAAGCAACCAGTGCGATTCCAAGGATGTTTTCAGTGcaatgtgtatatatagatttaaaaaatgcataatgcaacacagcaaaataaaaacaaagtacagTGTGTATGCTTTCATAGCATTAGACTTGAGCGGAAACTTTCTGACATGGGGATGACTATATAAAAGCTCAGTATAATCCAAAGTAACCATGGATTTGAGGGGTGCGAGACTATAGAAGAAATGTAAGGATAACCAACTGACTTTAAACCGCATAATGAATGCAGGACTACAACCGTGGACGGACAGTATATTTATAGAGAATTGTAGCTACGGTGCATAAATATCTATCTTAGATTGCAGAAGCAAACcaggagacaaacaggagaggAACTTTCTCTAGATTCACAAGCAGGTCAATGAACTCATCCATCTATAACAGTGAACAAATTTCAGTGTACATACCTGTAATTTTGACCTAAACAAAACAACTGACTTAGTTTTTCAAAATTTTTCCATAGCAGAAATCACATCACTGTGACAGAGACTACTTACAGTCCCTTGTAGCCTCACCATGGTCGGAGAGGAAGATTTACCAGCCTGTggaaacacagagaagaaaaatatgaacaaaCCAAATGCAGATTTCATCATGACAACTTGACTCAAAGTATCTGCTTGTATAAATCTGTGTTGAAGGATTTAATCTTGGTTGTGTGGCATCAACAATCACGTCATCTGTCACTGATCACATTATAAATTGTCCAAAACTGTGCATTCATGAAAAAAGGCATAATATGAAGTCACCTTTGTCTTCTCTGTGCTAGGCGTCCCTTTAGTTGTTTCTGGAGATGCAGAACGTgaggacgatgatgatgatgttgatggGGACGACTTCATCTTGACTAGCTGAGCCAGCAGGGCAGGAGCCAAAGTTTTGACGACAGTCTCCAGGTCAGACTGTTTTGATAAGGACTGGAGAGCTAAAAGATCACAGGTGCAAAAGAGATTCACACTTTCGTGGGTGCCAAGTCTCGAAAATCATCTACAGTTTCTGAAAGTTTTATAATAGTAGAAAAAACTATACTGACATTTCTGGTGCCACTGGTCTTTATTTATCCTTTACATTAGTAAAGTTAAGGTTGTGAGGGGGGAGGATAACTTTGATCTTAGAAAAACTAATGAgtacatacaaaaaaataaaacatgaagcaaTTTTCAAACCTGATGTTTCCAGCAGTTTCTTTGCCAAGATCTTTGAGCTGCTCGACTTCTTTCGCCTAGGAGATGACCTCTCAGTCGACGATCGCCTCTCCCAGCTTCTCCTCGGTGATGAACGTTTCTCATCTCTTCTTCTCGGTGAGGATCGTCTCTCGCGGCACCTTGAGCGTGATCGATATCGTGAAGAGGAAGGACGGTCATACCATGAGGAGTCAGAATGAGACCGGGACCTGAAAAAAGTATGGATCAAAGAACTTAATGACTCATAAACATCTCAAAGCACACACCCAGCATGGATACAAAAGGTAAATTCTTGTCACCAATTaagtttttttaagtttatatttttatatatatgttatatttcGCCCTTTAACAATCCACAGGAAAGCTAAATCTTCTTGATTGATCCTAGTTCTCAAAATGTTTGTTGGACAGACCTGCGATTCTGTCTGGACCTGTACAGAGATCGTGATTGGCTTCTGTGTCTCTCCCTTCGGGGGCTGCGTGATTGAGAACAGGAATGACTGTTCCTCCTATGCTCCAGCTCGAGACGGAACGGCGGCGACGTGGCTGCGAGAGCGGGAACGGCTACTTCGTCTATTTCTTCTTCGCTCCGAGTCACGATGGCTGCGGGAGCGGGAACGCCTACTTCGCCTGTCGCTGCTACGCTCTGAGTCACGATGACTGCGGGGGCTGCAGGAATGGGAACGACTCTCATGTCTGGTTTTCTTCTGGGAAGTCTCAGCAGAAGTTGAGGGAGAGGGCTTGGCACCTGACGCACTAACAAgtgcattaaaaagaaaagcacagttaaatgaaagaaaatgaaaggcTCCAATGCTGGCATGTTTTTTATTCGCCAAATGACTTCAAATGAAGATATTTACCCTAGCGGTGATGCTATTTCACCGTTCCACTCTGGGTATCTGTGGAAAAACACAGGTACATTTTTGTCAGATGTTGCAAGGTAGAATGCCCTTAAAATATATTATTGTTCATTAATTCAGAAACTTAGCAATGTATTCAGCCTTTTAACAATAAATCATTAAGGTGCTTTACAGGAACGCAACCAATGGGCTACAAATAtgataaagaaaattaaaaaatacaaatgaacaGTTCTTAGGAAGCTATCCTAGCATTACAACCCCGACATCATTTTGGCACAACCATAGTTGTGCTGCCCCAAAGATATCGGTTCATAATCACGAAGTACAGAGAAGAAAGACTGACTGCTTTCGCAGAAGTTTGCAGTTCTCGATGTGACGGCTGGTATTCTGGTGGGAGACCCAATCCTAGTGgtcacaacaaaaaacaaacatttagacaagattcattattatcaggagcAATGTCAGGAGCAATTGTCATTGACATCACTTGCTGATAAAAGGTCACTTTAAGGCAGTGGCCTTAAagaaaatcttaaaatattaaCAGTTAGTCCTTCACTGAACGGAGAAGCATTATAACATTAGCCAGGAGCCTGGATTGCACTTAGAAACCTTCataggccaaaaaaaaaaaaaacaggaacaaatAAGCATGACACATTATACCTCTCCTGGGATAaaattttaaagattaaattATTTAGTATATATAGAAAACACAAGTCAAACATCTGATtacaaacaaccaaaacaaaaggGTCATCTTAGGCTCTGGATTCTGGACTCTCAGGCTCTTCTTATGGCATCAAAATTTCCCAAGGTTCCAAGAAGGTCGTCTCAGGAGAGGCCAAGTTTGGATTAGGACAAAATGCACCACCTATGTTGATCACAGTTAGAGTAGCGACAGGAAGATGATGTTGAAATAGGCCTGAACAGGAAGGCGCTGTTTCTTTGACGAGGAGCCCAAATGTGAAATTTGGTGCAGCAAAGGAAGGCACATCCATAAAGAGAGATTCAACAATCAGTCAAATTAAAGCTGGCGCTTGTGTAGCTCATGACTGGCGCAGCGGGTGCTTATGTTTGTGGTAGTAAAAGTCTTGTGACACCGAAACACTAACTTAAAGTATGAGTAAAGAAATCAGTATTACACAAAAACAAGGTGCCTACTGATATGAAATAAAGGACAAAAGACACTATTCTTCACTCTAgtgacaaaagacaaaaaggggaACTTTTACATTCAGCAACAGTTCCAGAAAAAGCAAAGCTGAATGTGCACTGTGGACCAGTAGCCCAAGGACAgagacaaatgaaaaaacagccaTCTTCCAACATTTTCTGATGCACAGGTTCTTCATGCTTGCAGATTCTTCCTCATCATGTCATCTGAGGCCTTGGCTCCATTGTTAGCAAATGCCTTGAATGTCTTCGCATGGGTTTACATCAAGTCAAAAGACATTAAATCTATCAATTGCAAGTACAGACCACTCAAGTTTCTGAAGGTCTCTTTGAAGTAGTGTTTTTAAATTACAATATCTGGTAGACATATAGTTAAGTTTAGTCTGCACTGTAATCCTTCAAAAATTCtgttacagaatactgaattgCAGAAATATGTGAAGATTTGTCCAAATGTTTGCAGTCCAAGTTGGTAGTCTTCCTACAGTCATCATTATGCAGTAATAGTGAATGAAACAAACCAAATAAACTTTAAAGTAGCATCCATGAAGCTTTTTCAAAACCAAAATCCTATAATGGGATTCAaagtcaaataattaaaaacaaccccaaaacaaaacaaaaaaacattgcgtttcaaataaataaaaactgactgaaagcaaaaacatcaaacaatcTTCGACTTACCTTCATCTGATTACATTCCTTGTTACACAGAGAGCAGGTATGCGGAAAGACCCTAGGTGAAGTGGCAGTGTAGTCTTGCATCTGGGCCAGCACTGGGATATTCCTTGTCACTTCTAAGGTAAAAGGCAGATTGTCAGGAGTGATCTGATCTTCAGAGTATGAGATCGGATGTTCCAGGTCCTCTTTTTCAAGTCCAAATTGCATAAGGATGTTCACAGCTGTTTCTGAAGTAGACTCTGCAGAGCCCACAGGTTTGGACCTCTTTATGTCCTCTTCCATTGAAGTCTTACTCCCTTCTGGCCTGCAGCTCATTGGCATAGTTAGCCGTGATGGGATTGTTCCTCCAGATTTTGCAGGAGTCGCAGATGAAACTCCAGAAGAGCTAAAGCTGGACCCAGGCCCAAGATGAGGAGATGCCTTATGAGAGTCTCTCTCTGCCTGCATACTCGGCTGTCCATAGCGCCCCTGGGCTGAACTTTGTTTCCCAGAGGCATAGAGGTTATATAAGGGATGGGACATGGTGTTAGCAACCTTCAGAAGGTTTAGTAGACTGATGGCTGCAGCTGTCAGGAAAGGGGGTGTTGTGGATATAAATGGGGCGCGTGTATTGGTTCGGCCACCAATAGCAATAGCGTTATTTATCTGTGTCAACGCAAGGTGGGCTTTCAGCTGAGCCAGCCGCAAGCAAGCATGCAGCTTGCTGTCCGATCAGTAAAGAGCTCCCTGGGAGCCCACCATGTAGGGGCTCTGTTTGGGCCCTGGTGCAGGAGAAGGGGTGTAACGCTTCGATGGCAATGGAAAGCtggaaagttaaaaataaagaaaacaaagaaaaaaggttaATGAGTTGTACTGGGCCTCAGAATCTTGGAAAGATGAAATCCACACAGATGGACCTCGACTGGTGCAAACTGCCATAAGTCATGAACACATCCTCCTACCCCTAAACATGATAGcaacaagcaggattcactgcactgttaatgttagctatgttatattgctgcctctgttcggtggtgtcgagccaaacggactttaacgtgtgtttgaacgagctgacggttcactcgttaagctgaaagaaagatgctttaatcacaggagtcacacatgtgtccactggaccatctgggaactcttcttgtttagcactcgtaataacacaaacactaaatcctccttctcttgtgctgttttgtagcagtgtatacacctgagactgtcacctgtctgtctgtcctgcactctctctctgtttctttctctctgattgtggaataaaagtatgaacatgtatttataagttacacttgtgtttgaatcctgcagcttatcgcacatttgatttccatgtgtgacaactgcaagtgtccagagtgaggacagactgagggacccactgctgcacatcatctgtgaggctttgcacccctgatgatccaccaggacaaactcagcagtgtgtgaggaagaggaggaggaagagccagcagcagctgacagatggagagaatagacagactgttccctgtttgtgaaggactgctagaaaagtttaacataactaattgtctgtcctgaatcagtcttattaggtaatgttcattccactgttttcagtgtgggagaaagtactcagggccttcaagttacacactatgaaaggcagcaacaagtttaatgttcagaaacctaaagtatgtatcagcagcagaatggagctaaaaataaatgtttgtttcagttctacgaagctttgagtattttggattagtagtactgctgtgtttgttgcatcatattgctgtaacgGGTTAttactttatatattctgaggtaagttgatctatagtgttacatcatattctataaggatgtgatgtgtttgtagactttctgcccagtttgacccatttagtagaagtcagcctgtttaaggctctgatatctattctgtatgacttaaagcagttatggcATGgtatgattttctcacccaataaaggaatatttcatatatcagtctactcttcattctatcagaaacagttatcacagctcgtacattttcctttttacacatgtatgtaagcattgagccaaatttagtaatgccaacatattaaaagaacaatatttgtcttttatatatgatacatctatatatacactgtcaaagatacttgtctttgagtgaagatttaaggtgataggaaatataaataattgtaacttgaattttATTgcagctcagtatttgacacagagttcaaactcactgctgtgataactaataatgattaatataataact encodes the following:
- the LOC109197904 gene encoding uncharacterized protein LOC109197904, yielding MSHPLYNLYASGKQSSAQGRYGQPSMQAERDSHKASPHLGPGSSFSSSGVSSATPAKSGGTIPSRLTMPMSCRPEGSKTSMEEDIKRSKPVGSAESTSETAVNILMQFGLEKEDLEHPISYSEDQITPDNLPFTLEVTRNIPVLAQMQDYTATSPRVFPHTCSLCNKECNQMKDWVSHQNTSRHIENCKLLRKQYPEWNGEIASPLGRKPDMRVVPIPAAPAVIVTQSVAATGEVGVPAPAAIVTRSEEEIDEVAVPALAATSPPFRLELEHRRNSHSCSQSRSPRRERHRSQSRSLYRSRQNRRSRSHSDSSWYDRPSSSRYRSRSRCRERRSSPRRRDEKRSSPRRSWERRSSTERSSPRRKKSSSSKILAKKLLETSALQSLSKQSDLETVVKTLAPALLAQLVKMKSSPSTSSSSSSRSASPETTKGTPSTEKTKAGKSSSPTMVRLQGTEAAVAPKNTAKATEAIEPIKGAAVDDSVTAEKISKDQPVAVTHPTFWERIQEQLSPERIRCLKTVKLPNSKLVLLDYKVLLISNLPEYHDGCYAEEDIAGLLTRHRFEYYDDTIYVIPQARMAFALMPTAVAAKNIVLASEKHDFILNGSKLRLQVEKGNILMTPLEFYKSLMKRLCYQVTDNGARIIYIRNISPGESRDLREALEKMDCVRNYLPLLNKVFIEFQSLRDADRLGVWYSLLKRATGHKLSRLKIPHGGCTSLPPRLPDKALPDSEVAVDGATVPTEDITVPQRSTSPYWITMTTSPFVFPTVSPWFTIPEYLTVSEPDDIEKAQSQGSTFSTIMLTGLPEGNYRQEDVTKLVWRYFPDQTVQTLYYNIIVLSLQRRAFVFLTAGMRAAISPEITSKIQLLLESGRSESTLFYKTCFLVQVRRACIEA